From one Flavobacterium sp. N502536 genomic stretch:
- a CDS encoding DUF2795 domain-containing protein translates to MYWTLELASYLSDAPWPANKDELIDYAIRAGAPLEVVENLQSIEDEGEIYESMEEIWPDYPTDEDYLWNEDEY, encoded by the coding sequence ATGTATTGGACATTAGAATTAGCATCTTATTTAAGTGATGCGCCATGGCCTGCTAACAAAGATGAACTTATTGACTACGCTATTAGAGCTGGTGCTCCATTAGAAGTAGTAGAAAACCTTCAGTCAATTGAAGACGAAGGGGAGATATATGAATCAATGGAAGAAATTTGGCCTGATTATCCAACAGACGAAGATTATCTTTGGAATGAGGATGAATATTAA